The Streptomyces sp. NBC_01775 genome includes a region encoding these proteins:
- a CDS encoding TetR/AcrR family transcriptional regulator, producing MAAETTETAEAAHGLRERKKLETRTALRGAAVRLYLEHGPAAVTVHDICEAAGVSPRTFFNYFDTKDDAVFDWDHRLTCQLVELLAARPREEPPLEALRQTLRTAIPALVADAGWHERRRLLSAYPELVPKLVHSNSNMAEALAEAVATRTGLPQEALYPRLVAGSALTALRASIRAWDPETSAEQLLAMLEEGFVSLAAGLPEPEPDGDEGTGTGTGGQRPPSASSRS from the coding sequence ATGGCCGCCGAGACCACCGAGACCGCCGAGGCAGCACACGGCCTCCGGGAGCGGAAGAAGCTGGAGACCCGCACGGCGCTGCGCGGCGCCGCCGTCCGGCTCTATCTGGAGCACGGCCCCGCCGCCGTGACCGTGCACGACATCTGCGAGGCGGCCGGGGTCTCCCCGCGGACCTTCTTCAACTACTTCGACACCAAGGACGACGCGGTCTTCGACTGGGACCACCGCCTCACCTGTCAGCTGGTCGAGCTGCTCGCCGCCCGGCCCCGCGAGGAGCCCCCGCTCGAAGCGCTCCGCCAGACGCTGCGCACCGCCATCCCCGCGCTGGTCGCCGACGCCGGCTGGCACGAGCGGCGCCGCCTGCTGAGCGCCTACCCGGAACTGGTCCCCAAGCTGGTGCACAGCAACAGCAACATGGCCGAGGCCCTCGCCGAGGCCGTCGCCACGCGCACGGGACTGCCCCAGGAGGCGCTCTACCCCCGGCTGGTGGCCGGCTCGGCCCTCACCGCGCTGCGCGCCTCGATCCGCGCCTGGGATCCGGAGACCTCCGCCGAACAGCTGCTGGCCATGCTGGAGGAGGGCTTCGTCTCCCTCGCCGCCGGGCTCCCCGAACCCGAGCCGGACGGGGACGAGGGCACGGGCACGGGCACGGGCGGTCAGCGTCCGCCGAGCGCCTCGTCCAGGTCGTAG
- a CDS encoding muconolactone Delta-isomerase family protein: protein MVLTQRYSDQFSEEDFAAVLPQETETVRGLYADGKLRQIWLRGDTRGACFLLEAASPSEAEAAVAALPLAQKEMSDFQIIPLSPYGGFGPR, encoded by the coding sequence ATGGTGCTGACCCAGCGTTATAGCGACCAGTTCAGCGAAGAGGACTTCGCAGCCGTCCTGCCACAGGAGACCGAGACCGTACGAGGGCTCTACGCCGACGGCAAGCTCCGTCAGATCTGGCTGCGGGGTGACACCCGAGGGGCCTGCTTCCTGCTCGAAGCCGCGTCACCGAGCGAGGCCGAAGCAGCGGTGGCCGCCCTCCCGCTGGCCCAGAAGGAGATGTCCGACTTCCAGATCATCCCCCTGAGCCCCTACGGCGGCTTCGGCCCCCGCTGA
- a CDS encoding ATP-dependent DNA ligase, with the protein MDLPVMPPVKPMLAKPVADIPPGMQYEAKWDGFRCLVYRDGDEVELGSRTGKSLLRYFPEVADALRERLPERCVLDGEIVVPLAGRLDFEALQQRIHPAASRVRLLAGRTPASFVAFDLLALGETDLMEEPLSERRRMLAAALKGTLPPLYLAPVTEDRDVAREWFAHYEGAGLDGVVAKRPELPYRPGERVMLKIKHERTADCVLAGLRPHRADHDAVGSLLLGLHDESGTLQYVGASSSFPAVRRRELMGELAPLRTDSPEEHPWARWQEEAAHEEGRMPGAPSRWSGGKDASWIPLRPERVCEVAYDHMEGDRFRHTVLFRRWREDREPRSCTYEQLEQPVRYDLDEALGGR; encoded by the coding sequence GTGGATCTCCCGGTCATGCCCCCCGTGAAGCCGATGCTCGCCAAGCCCGTCGCCGACATCCCGCCCGGCATGCAGTACGAGGCCAAGTGGGACGGCTTCCGCTGCCTCGTCTACCGCGACGGCGACGAGGTCGAGCTGGGCAGCCGCACCGGCAAGTCCCTGCTGCGCTACTTCCCCGAGGTGGCCGACGCGCTGCGCGAGCGGCTGCCCGAGCGGTGTGTGCTGGACGGGGAGATCGTCGTACCGCTGGCGGGACGGCTGGACTTCGAGGCACTCCAGCAGCGCATCCACCCGGCGGCCTCACGGGTGCGGCTGCTCGCCGGGCGGACCCCGGCCTCGTTCGTCGCCTTCGACCTGCTGGCGCTGGGGGAGACCGACCTCATGGAGGAGCCGCTGAGCGAGCGCCGCCGGATGCTGGCGGCGGCGCTGAAGGGAACCCTTCCGCCCCTGTATCTGGCGCCGGTGACCGAGGACCGCGACGTCGCGCGGGAGTGGTTCGCGCACTACGAGGGCGCGGGGCTGGACGGGGTGGTGGCCAAGCGGCCCGAGCTGCCGTACCGCCCCGGCGAGCGCGTCATGCTGAAGATCAAACACGAGCGGACGGCCGACTGCGTCCTGGCCGGTCTGCGTCCGCACCGCGCCGACCACGACGCCGTCGGCTCCCTGCTGCTGGGGCTCCACGACGAGTCGGGCACTCTCCAGTACGTGGGCGCCTCCTCGTCCTTCCCCGCCGTGCGCAGGCGGGAGCTGATGGGGGAGCTGGCGCCGCTGCGGACGGACAGCCCCGAGGAGCATCCGTGGGCGCGCTGGCAGGAGGAGGCGGCGCACGAGGAGGGCCGGATGCCGGGGGCGCCGAGCAGGTGGAGCGGCGGGAAGGACGCCTCCTGGATCCCGCTGCGCCCCGAGCGGGTGTGCGAGGTGGCCTACGACCACATGGAGGGGGACCGCTTCCGGCACACCGTGCTCTTCCGGCGCTGGCGCGAGGACCGTGAGCCGCGCTCGTGCACCTATGAACAGCTCGAACAGCCGGTCCGCTACGACCTGGACGAGGCGCTCGGCGGACGCTGA
- a CDS encoding HIT family protein, which produces MECVFCKIIDGEQSAHRIYEDGAVVAFLDRRPLFSGHTLVVPRAHVETLTDLPEESTGPYFSAVRRVTGAVERGMAADGSFVATNNKVSQSVPHLHVHVVPRRKKDGLRGFFWPRNPYTDETEARRVAARIRAQF; this is translated from the coding sequence ATGGAGTGCGTCTTCTGCAAGATCATCGACGGTGAGCAGTCCGCCCACCGGATCTACGAGGACGGAGCCGTCGTCGCCTTCCTGGACCGGCGGCCCCTCTTCTCCGGCCACACCCTGGTCGTGCCGCGCGCCCATGTGGAGACGCTGACCGACCTGCCGGAGGAGTCGACCGGCCCGTACTTCAGCGCGGTACGCCGCGTCACCGGCGCCGTGGAGCGCGGCATGGCGGCAGACGGGTCGTTCGTCGCGACGAACAACAAGGTCAGCCAGTCCGTACCGCACCTGCATGTGCACGTGGTGCCGCGCAGGAAGAAGGACGGGCTGCGCGGCTTCTTCTGGCCGCGCAACCCCTACACCGACGAGACGGAGGCGCGCCGGGTGGCGGCCAGGATCCGCGCCCAGTTCTGA
- a CDS encoding carboxypeptidase regulatory-like domain-containing protein, with product MAEHKAEPESPPSEEGDTSSLGATVRTLASTLWFPAFFFAGFLVCYLLPFHNPVPHHVDVAVAGPSAGQLEQALEQKSPGAFDIHHVADAGAAHDAVTSRAVTAGYAPDAKHPQLFVAKADGYSLESVLQKTFTSVAEHDGGRLQVHEAAPTAPGDGMGTGLFYLVLACTIPSYISVMMLLRATTFGRRKKVLTLVSVGVVESLVAFFVARAMDVIPNEPLAIPFIFLMTQAVALTSYGLVPFFKQFFPGVAMGLFVLLSMPSSGGAIPVQMVPGFFRALHPIMPMGNLIEALRGLFYFDGKDVGRHVLVICAWVVAGIALIALGAWKERREARKETEGAQAQAEVPAEPPVEDPSFELPQPCAVLPHPHRLLQQQPTLKGRVTDERGQPLRGVAITVTGTHGRELLRASTDEQGEYAATGLPDHFVNVIASGPDRLAAVARVQARDGHPVRQDFRLAPRPTPAGVGARTAQG from the coding sequence ATGGCGGAACACAAGGCGGAACCGGAGAGCCCGCCGAGCGAGGAAGGCGACACCTCCTCGCTCGGCGCGACCGTGCGCACCCTCGCGTCGACGCTCTGGTTCCCGGCGTTCTTCTTCGCCGGCTTCCTCGTCTGCTATCTGCTGCCCTTCCACAACCCCGTTCCGCACCACGTGGACGTGGCCGTGGCAGGGCCGTCGGCCGGGCAGCTGGAGCAGGCACTCGAACAGAAGAGCCCCGGCGCCTTCGACATCCACCACGTCGCCGACGCCGGCGCGGCCCACGACGCGGTCACCAGCCGCGCGGTGACCGCCGGATACGCGCCGGACGCCAAGCACCCCCAGCTCTTCGTCGCCAAGGCCGACGGATACTCGCTGGAGTCGGTGCTGCAAAAGACGTTCACCTCCGTCGCCGAGCACGACGGCGGACGGCTCCAGGTGCACGAGGCAGCTCCCACGGCGCCGGGCGACGGCATGGGAACCGGGCTGTTCTACCTCGTCCTGGCCTGCACGATCCCCTCGTACATCAGCGTGATGATGCTGCTGAGGGCCACCACCTTCGGGCGACGCAAGAAGGTCCTCACCCTGGTGTCCGTCGGCGTCGTCGAGAGCCTGGTCGCCTTCTTCGTGGCCCGCGCGATGGACGTGATCCCGAACGAGCCGCTGGCGATCCCCTTCATCTTCTTGATGACCCAGGCCGTCGCGCTGACCTCCTACGGACTGGTGCCGTTCTTCAAGCAGTTCTTCCCCGGCGTGGCCATGGGGCTGTTCGTGCTGCTGAGCATGCCGTCCAGCGGCGGAGCGATACCCGTCCAGATGGTGCCCGGCTTCTTCCGGGCGCTGCACCCGATCATGCCGATGGGCAATTTGATCGAGGCGTTGCGCGGACTGTTCTACTTCGACGGGAAGGACGTCGGACGCCACGTCCTGGTCATCTGCGCCTGGGTCGTCGCGGGCATCGCGCTGATCGCGCTCGGCGCCTGGAAGGAGCGGCGCGAGGCCCGTAAGGAGACCGAGGGCGCCCAGGCGCAGGCCGAGGTGCCGGCGGAGCCGCCCGTCGAGGACCCCTCGTTCGAGCTGCCGCAGCCCTGCGCCGTGCTCCCGCACCCCCACCGGCTGCTCCAGCAGCAGCCGACGCTCAAGGGCAGGGTCACCGACGAGCGCGGCCAGCCGCTGCGGGGCGTAGCGATCACGGTCACCGGCACCCACGGCAGGGAACTGCTGCGCGCGAGCACCGACGAGCAGGGCGAGTACGCGGCCACCGGCCTGCCCGACCACTTCGTCAACGTCATCGCCAGCGGTCCCGACCGGCTCGCCGCCGTCGCCCGCGTCCAGGCCCGCGACGGGCACCCCGTCCGCCAGGACTTCCGTCTGGCGCCCCGCCCCACCCCGGCGGGAGTGGGCGCGCGGACCGCACAGGGCTGA
- the trxA gene encoding thioredoxin: MSTIELTKDNFDEIVQDNDFILIDFWASWCGPCRSFGPVYEAAAERHPDLAFAKVDTEAQQELASAFEVQSIPTLAIIRDRTLVFSQPGALPEAALEDLIGQARDLDMEEVRKAAAQAQAQEGEVPAQEGGATA; the protein is encoded by the coding sequence ATGAGCACCATCGAGCTGACCAAGGACAACTTCGACGAGATCGTTCAGGACAACGACTTCATCCTGATCGATTTCTGGGCGTCTTGGTGCGGCCCTTGCCGTAGCTTCGGGCCCGTGTACGAGGCCGCCGCCGAGCGGCATCCGGACCTCGCCTTCGCCAAGGTGGACACCGAGGCCCAGCAGGAGCTGGCGTCGGCCTTCGAGGTCCAGTCGATTCCGACGCTGGCGATCATCCGGGACAGGACACTGGTCTTCTCCCAGCCCGGCGCGCTCCCCGAGGCCGCGCTGGAGGACCTCATCGGCCAGGCGCGCGACCTGGACATGGAAGAGGTACGCAAGGCCGCGGCCCAGGCTCAGGCCCAGGAGGGCGAGGTCCCGGCCCAGGAGGGCGGCGCCACCGCCTGA
- a CDS encoding purine-cytosine permease family protein, with protein MAATPGVAGADDASPANPPNIPSPASPAKSPASPDSSAHGAVETRGIEPVPDHERRGRVRELFPTWVAANISVLLLTMGAGLVVFNGLNFWQVLLAAAVAGTVSFGLVGLLAVSGKWGGAPGAMLSRATFGVRGNYFPGMILWVARFGWETINAVTGTYAVLTVLDLLFGIKSNTPLIVVTLLLFVGVTFLVSGMGRKVLNICNTWSTYLFGVFTVLVLIYLITTVDWDKVFAKPAGGTAMLIAGIGTIAAGGISWIPTGPDFARYLPHSAEGKKIFGTTVSGALLVLVPMVLMGGVMSFGTPALAKTNDPVSFLGEALPMWLAVPYLVIALIGMVLINSLSMYSAGFTAQTMGVRLPRASAVSINAVISLVGGLLLMLVAKSFYGSFISFLSLLAVSFSAWVGVYGVDMLRRRGKEVRYDPEGLLDTSRTSRYWYVGGYCWQAMTAWAVALLLGLGFTKVDWFTGPLVSTWIGRNGLGWAATALLAAALYAVLPAPRENVPAAPRESAPAPRESATATPRERVPGA; from the coding sequence ATGGCAGCTACCCCCGGCGTAGCCGGCGCCGATGACGCCTCCCCGGCGAACCCTCCGAACATCCCGAGCCCTGCGAGCCCTGCGAAGTCCCCCGCCTCTCCGGACTCCTCGGCCCACGGGGCCGTCGAGACGCGGGGGATCGAGCCCGTACCCGATCATGAGCGGCGCGGCAGGGTCCGGGAGCTGTTCCCGACCTGGGTCGCCGCCAACATCAGCGTGCTGCTGCTCACCATGGGCGCGGGGCTCGTGGTCTTCAACGGCCTCAACTTCTGGCAGGTCCTGCTCGCGGCAGCCGTCGCGGGCACCGTCTCCTTCGGCCTGGTCGGGCTGTTGGCCGTCTCCGGCAAGTGGGGCGGAGCGCCGGGCGCGATGCTCTCGCGGGCCACCTTCGGGGTGCGGGGCAACTACTTCCCGGGCATGATCTTGTGGGTCGCCCGCTTCGGCTGGGAGACCATCAACGCGGTCACCGGCACCTACGCCGTGCTCACCGTCTTGGACCTGCTCTTCGGCATCAAGAGCAACACCCCGCTGATCGTCGTCACCCTCCTGCTGTTCGTCGGTGTGACGTTCCTGGTCAGCGGCATGGGCCGCAAGGTGCTCAACATCTGCAACACCTGGTCGACCTACCTGTTCGGCGTCTTCACCGTCCTGGTGCTGATCTACCTGATCACCACCGTGGACTGGGACAAGGTGTTCGCCAAGCCCGCGGGCGGCACCGCCATGCTGATCGCGGGCATCGGCACCATCGCCGCCGGCGGCATCAGCTGGATCCCCACCGGGCCGGACTTCGCGCGCTACCTGCCGCACAGCGCCGAGGGCAAGAAGATTTTCGGCACCACCGTTTCCGGCGCCCTGCTCGTGCTGGTGCCGATGGTGCTCATGGGCGGCGTGATGTCCTTCGGGACCCCCGCGCTGGCCAAGACCAACGACCCCGTCTCCTTCCTCGGCGAGGCGCTGCCGATGTGGCTCGCGGTGCCGTACCTGGTCATCGCGCTGATCGGCATGGTGCTGATCAACAGCCTGTCGATGTACTCGGCCGGGTTCACCGCGCAGACCATGGGCGTACGGCTGCCGCGCGCCTCGGCCGTGAGCATCAACGCGGTCATCAGCCTGGTCGGCGGGCTGCTGCTGATGCTGGTGGCCAAGAGCTTCTACGGCTCGTTCATCTCCTTCCTCTCCCTGCTCGCGGTCTCCTTCTCGGCGTGGGTCGGCGTCTACGGCGTCGACATGCTGAGGCGGCGCGGCAAGGAGGTGCGCTACGACCCCGAGGGCCTGCTGGACACCTCGCGCACCAGCCGCTACTGGTACGTGGGCGGCTACTGCTGGCAGGCCATGACCGCCTGGGCGGTCGCGCTGCTGCTCGGCCTCGGCTTCACCAAGGTCGACTGGTTCACCGGCCCCCTCGTCTCCACCTGGATCGGCCGCAACGGACTGGGCTGGGCGGCCACCGCCTTGCTCGCCGCCGCCTTGTACGCCGTGCTTCCCGCGCCCCGCGAGAACGTACCGGCGGCACCCCGCGAGAGCGCGCCCGCGCCCCGTGAGAGCGCGACCGCCACGCCCCGCGAGAGGGTGCCGGGAGCGTAG
- a CDS encoding ectoine synthase translates to MIIRDLESVTAVEWGNGLSRRLLLAADGMGYSVTDTLVRAGTTSPLEYRNHFEACYCVGGSGEVIERDGTSHRLTPGTLYALDEHDLHHLVAAPHEDLRLVCVFAPPLRGDEAHRFGEGAPSSY, encoded by the coding sequence GTGATCATCCGCGATCTGGAGAGCGTCACGGCGGTCGAGTGGGGCAACGGCCTCAGCCGCCGGCTGCTGCTGGCCGCCGACGGCATGGGGTACAGCGTGACCGACACCCTCGTCCGCGCGGGCACCACCTCCCCGCTGGAGTACCGCAACCACTTCGAGGCGTGTTACTGCGTCGGAGGCTCCGGTGAGGTCATCGAGCGCGACGGGACCTCCCACCGCCTCACCCCGGGCACGCTGTACGCGCTGGACGAGCACGACCTCCACCACCTCGTGGCCGCGCCCCATGAGGACCTGCGCCTGGTCTGCGTCTTCGCCCCTCCCCTGCGCGGCGACGAGGCGCACCGGTTCGGCGAGGGCGCGCCGTCCTCGTACTGA
- a CDS encoding universal stress protein, which produces MTETNERPGGTPAYAPAPHRVVVGVDGSQHSLRALDRAADEAGRRGAELEVLCGAVPPRRSVVPETDTDRERMRRAAHEVAEAAAERARARVPGLRVAAAGVSDPPPDALVRASRTAALTVVGTRGHGGFRGLLLGSVSLRLAAHAAGPLLVVRGEEREADGTPGETIVGLKWSGATEPVGFAFEEAARDGSTVRVVHSWTHPVLPSLGLKRPPKEREGEKESAEAGKAAEAFVREAIGPFQERHPDVRAVTEEHRGPAAEHLIDLSAGAGLIVLGVRREHRRLGLQVGPVVNAVLQHAHCSVALVPVPPEPTREPRP; this is translated from the coding sequence ATGACGGAGACCAACGAGCGCCCCGGCGGGACGCCCGCGTACGCCCCCGCCCCCCACCGGGTGGTGGTGGGGGTCGACGGCTCCCAGCACTCGCTCCGCGCCCTGGACAGGGCGGCCGACGAGGCCGGACGCCGGGGCGCCGAGCTGGAGGTCCTGTGCGGCGCCGTCCCGCCCCGCCGCAGCGTGGTCCCCGAGACCGACACCGACAGGGAACGGATGCGCAGGGCCGCCCACGAGGTCGCCGAGGCCGCTGCGGAGCGGGCCAGGGCCCGGGTGCCCGGCCTCCGGGTCGCCGCGGCGGGCGTGAGCGACCCCCCGCCCGACGCGCTGGTACGGGCCAGCCGCACCGCGGCCCTCACCGTCGTCGGCACGCGCGGCCACGGCGGATTCCGGGGCCTGCTGCTCGGCTCGGTCAGCCTGCGGCTGGCCGCCCATGCCGCCGGGCCGCTGCTGGTCGTACGCGGCGAGGAGCGCGAGGCCGACGGGACGCCGGGGGAGACCATCGTCGGGCTCAAGTGGTCCGGCGCGACGGAACCGGTCGGCTTCGCCTTCGAGGAGGCCGCGCGTGACGGCTCCACGGTGCGGGTCGTCCACTCCTGGACCCACCCCGTCCTGCCCAGCCTCGGCCTGAAGAGGCCGCCGAAGGAGCGGGAGGGGGAGAAGGAATCCGCGGAGGCGGGCAAGGCCGCCGAGGCGTTCGTGCGCGAGGCGATCGGCCCCTTCCAGGAACGGCACCCTGATGTGCGGGCGGTCACCGAAGAGCACCGTGGCCCCGCGGCGGAGCATCTGATCGATCTGAGCGCGGGGGCCGGGCTGATCGTGCTCGGCGTACGGCGCGAGCATCGGCGCCTCGGCCTTCAGGTCGGACCGGTCGTCAACGCGGTCCTCCAGCACGCCCACTGCTCCGTGGCCCTGGTCCCCGTTCCCCCCGAGCCCACCAGGGAACCCCGCCCCTGA
- a CDS encoding ATP-dependent DNA ligase: protein MLLADIAHTSKDVAEATARNEKVALLAELFGRAEPSEVPVVVTYLAGRLPQRRTGVGWSALRELPSPAADSTLTIAGVDAALTRIAAVGGKGSQAERKRQVGELLSAATAEEQHFLVRLIGGELRQGALDAFAVEGLAAAVGAEPGEVRRAVMLGGSLGAVARALLAEGPSALALFRLEVGRPVLPMLAHTAKDVDEALDKLGPCAVEEKLDGIRVQAHKDGEDVRIYTRTLDEITGRLPEVEAAVRRAGAVRAVLDGEVIALKEDGWPRPFQEVSGRVASRLDVAGASSELPLSAVFFDLLSLDGSELLDQPAVERHAALAQVLPEELRVRRLPVTHPEDEEVRGEARKFAQEVLARGHEGVVVKGLDAGYSAGRRGASWLKVKPVHTLDLVVLGAEWGHGRRAGKLSNLHLGARRADGTFGMLGKTFKGLTDVLLAWQTERLRELAVTEEPWGVLVRPELVVEIAFDGVQRSTRYPEGVTLRFARVLRYRDDKRPEEADTVEAVSALLP from the coding sequence ATGCTGCTGGCCGATATCGCACACACATCCAAGGACGTCGCGGAGGCCACCGCGCGCAACGAGAAGGTGGCACTCCTGGCCGAGCTGTTCGGGCGTGCCGAGCCGTCCGAGGTGCCGGTCGTGGTCACCTACCTCGCCGGACGGCTGCCGCAGCGCAGGACGGGCGTCGGCTGGAGCGCGCTGCGGGAGCTGCCGTCGCCCGCCGCGGACTCCACCCTCACCATCGCCGGGGTGGACGCGGCGCTGACCCGGATCGCGGCCGTCGGCGGCAAGGGCTCGCAGGCCGAGCGCAAGCGGCAGGTGGGCGAGCTGCTGTCGGCCGCGACGGCGGAGGAACAGCACTTTCTCGTCCGGCTGATCGGCGGCGAGCTGCGCCAGGGCGCACTGGACGCCTTCGCCGTCGAGGGCCTGGCCGCCGCCGTCGGCGCGGAGCCGGGCGAGGTGCGGCGGGCCGTGATGCTGGGCGGCTCGCTGGGAGCCGTCGCCCGCGCGCTGCTGGCCGAGGGCCCCTCGGCGCTGGCGCTCTTCCGGCTGGAGGTCGGGCGCCCCGTGCTGCCGATGCTGGCGCACACCGCCAAGGACGTGGACGAGGCGCTGGACAAGCTGGGGCCGTGCGCCGTCGAGGAGAAGCTGGACGGCATCCGCGTCCAGGCCCACAAGGACGGCGAGGACGTACGGATCTACACGCGCACCCTCGATGAGATCACCGGCCGGCTGCCCGAGGTGGAGGCCGCTGTGCGGCGGGCCGGCGCGGTGCGCGCCGTGCTGGACGGCGAGGTGATCGCGCTGAAGGAGGACGGCTGGCCCCGGCCCTTCCAGGAGGTCTCGGGCCGGGTCGCCTCCCGGCTGGATGTGGCGGGCGCGAGCAGCGAACTGCCGCTCTCCGCCGTCTTCTTCGACCTGCTCTCCCTCGACGGCAGCGAGCTGCTCGACCAGCCGGCCGTCGAGCGGCACGCCGCGCTCGCCCAGGTGCTGCCGGAGGAACTGCGGGTGCGCAGGCTGCCTGTCACACACCCCGAGGACGAGGAAGTGCGGGGCGAGGCACGGAAGTTCGCGCAGGAGGTGCTGGCGCGCGGGCACGAGGGCGTCGTGGTCAAGGGCCTGGACGCCGGGTATTCGGCCGGGCGGCGGGGCGCCTCCTGGCTGAAGGTGAAGCCCGTGCACACCCTGGACCTGGTGGTACTGGGCGCCGAGTGGGGGCACGGGCGGCGCGCGGGGAAGCTCTCGAACCTCCACCTGGGGGCGCGGCGCGCGGACGGGACCTTCGGGATGCTCGGCAAGACGTTCAAGGGCCTGACCGATGTGCTGCTGGCCTGGCAGACCGAGCGGCTGCGCGAGCTGGCGGTCACCGAGGAGCCCTGGGGGGTGCTGGTGCGGCCCGAACTGGTCGTGGAGATCGCCTTCGACGGGGTGCAGCGCTCGACCCGCTACCCGGAGGGTGTGACGCTGCGCTTCGCCCGGGTCCTGCGCTACCGCGACGACAAGCGGCCCGAGGAGGCCGACACGGTGGAGGCGGTCAGCGCGCTGCTGCCCTGA